One Pararge aegeria chromosome 1, ilParAegt1.1, whole genome shotgun sequence genomic region harbors:
- the LOC120636990 gene encoding uncharacterized protein LOC120636990 — protein MAATDGQVVVAACRWSDEGHYLREFAVKNRLPNVAKIIKGQYGGLGVPTLPSPGLQSTALLVSAGKRKKIIAQAIKLKEGRRMVSVGPRIAIPDTYKGYFELLSEEGRAVRCIESVGELARRKLDDGCLVREPVRVICAKIDLDGNVTADGARNLPAGEVIMPRGETFLGKNKYLKCSDSKGDTILLSLDQRGKFSAIAKEENISGVHTAKTLLTKRLPITVRLVHGTPPRGLKSASHFVPELRLLSLFEEDHVFALPLQKEGNALVALPLAAPLKMLRCKNEEHIKNFMEFSRLVEKCNRLLVDVVDRIHVLDGKLGDPKRLLKAPLLAPPLIKTGYFLRRSASSDTANQHKYINRHSHIYSSHRDDNSIPDEYDEIDQIYDYVRGFAPLPKNIKASYSNEPIRHESAPASPAATPIHMPLITEIKPEPPPIETIPTKKPFNQKAEKRTRKTAVATKEPPITVYKEKCTIAPVPNLPKLYIKNSVSNNKGRILVSQKSHPPTKEAPSTSPIRPLTKGDSPIFNIRYKSLSNIHQAMELDGTLDSSHSGGRTSGDSGNGPKLPEKRSRKLSRPKSLTNLVWELKGCPVETNEKPKPRVKNEGYKKMGNKLSLGAQKRVPTLYL, from the coding sequence ATGGCAGCCACAGACGGCCAAGTCGTGGTCGCAGCTTGCCGCTGGTCTGATGAGGGCCACTACCTCAGAGAGTTTGCTGTCAAGAACCGCCTACCAAACGTAGCAAAGATTATCAAGGGACAATATGGAGGTCTCGGAGTGCCAACTTTACCGAGCCCAGGCTTACAAAGTACAGCGTTACTTGTTTCAGCaggaaaaagaaagaaaatcatTGCCCAAGCTATCAAACTAAAAGAAGGGAGACGTATGGTTAGTGTTGGACCGAGAATTGCCATTCCTGATACTTATAAAGGCTATTTTGAACTTTTAAGTGAAGAAGGTAGGGCTGTAAGATGTATAGAATCTGTAGGTGAATTAGCGAGAAGAAAACTAGACGACGGGTGCTTAGTGAGGGAACCGGTTAGAGTAATATGTGCTAAAATTGACTTAGATGGTAACGTGACCGCTGATGGAGCAAGAAACTTACCAGCGGGTGAAGTTATAATGCCCAGAGGTGAAACCTttttaggaaaaaataaatatttgaagtgtagcGATTCAAAAGGTGATACTATTTTGCTAAGTTTAGATCAGAGAGGAAAGTTCTCTGCTATCGCTAAAGAAGAGAACATTAGCGGTGTACATACAGCAAAAACATTACTTACAAAACGGTTGCCAATAACTGTGAGACTCGTACATGGCACTCCACCTAGAGGATTAAAGAGTGCAAGCCATTTTGTACCAGAACTGAGGTTGTTATCACTATTTGAAGAAGATCACGTTTTTGCCTTACCATTACAAAAAGAAGGCAATGCTTTGGTAGCATTACCTCTCGCAGCTCCCTTAAAGATGTTGCGATGCAAAAATGAagaacatataaaaaatttcatggAATTTTCAAGATTAGTAGAAAAATGTAACAGGCTACTTGTAGATGTGGTAGATCGAATACATGTCCTAGATGGTAAACTCGGAGACCCTAAAAGACTGTTAAAAGCCCCACTTCTTGCTCCACCTTTAATAAAAACTGGTTATTTCTTAAGAAGAAGTGCTTCATCCGATACTGCTAatcaacataagtatataaaccGACATAGTCACATTTATAGCAGTCACAGAGATGACAACAGTATTCCAGATGAGTATGATGAAATAGATCAAATATATGATTACGTCAGAGGTTTCGCTCCTCTTCCGAAGAATATTAAAGCGTCGTATTCGAATGAACCAATACGTCATGAGTCTGCGCCCGCCTCGCCTGCAGCAACACCAATTCACATGCCCTTAATAACAGAAATTAAACCAGAACCGCCTCCCATAGAAACGATTCCTACGAAAAAACCTTTCAACCAAAAAGCTGAAAAGCGCACACGCAAAACTGCAGTAGCGACAAAAGAACCGCCGATAActgtttataaagaaaaatgtacAATCGCACCAGTACCAAATTTAcccaaattatatattaaaaacagtGTAAGCAACAACAAAGGAAGAATATTGGTCAGTCAGAAAAGTCACCCGCCGACTAAAGAGGCACCTAGTACTAGTCCGATACGACCTTTAACAAAAGGTGATTCTCCAATCTTTAACATACGTTATAAAAGCCTTTCAAACATTCATCAAGCAATGGAACTGGATGGCACGCTAGACTCGAGCCATTCTGGTGGAAGAACTTCTGGAGATTCAGGCAACGGTCCAAAACTTCCAGAAAAGCGATCTAGAAAATTAAGCAGACCTAAGTCCCTGACGAATTTAGTGTGGGAACTAAAAGGATGTCCGGTGGAAACTAATGAGAAACCAAAACCTAGAGTTAAAAATGAGGGCTATAAGAAGATGGGAAATAAGTTGTCTTTGGGGGCTCAGAAAAGAGTTCCTACGCTGTACCTTTAA